In Streptomyces sp. NBC_00483, a single window of DNA contains:
- a CDS encoding LCP family protein, which translates to MPTPPRSPDRPQRPSRPRGQARRTGRPPLRKKSRWAMRVATALSVTVLTAAGVGHALVTGIDAGIHRIDPFKDMKNRPAAGDGMNVLLVGTDGRDKITEEERQKYKLGGAPCHCTDTVMIVHISANHERASVVSLPRDSYAEMPAHTDINSGEKHHQHPVKLNAAYAEGGPQLTLRTVEHMTKVKLDHYLEVDFTSFMKTVDELGGVDICTDSPLKDSYTGLDLDTGTHRLNGGEALQYVRARHMDSAGDLGRMQRQQRFMAALISKATSSGVLLNPVRFRGVASTLLQSVRADKGFGSDEMVDLARAMRNFSPSSSEFTTVPIGNMSYPVPNIGSTVKWDDKKSAALFKALREDKPLAPHLPKAKKAAVVDVSPKEISVQVENGTMSSGLGKKVDAALKGTGFRTTGAPVNADDRTAKRTTVLYDPGWDRSAKSLAASLPGAEMTPVDGLGSTLKVVAGADYKGVRAVRAQDADPGAFGAVTGDQVVCG; encoded by the coding sequence GTGCCCACGCCGCCCCGCTCCCCCGACCGTCCGCAGCGGCCCTCCCGTCCCCGGGGGCAGGCCCGCAGGACCGGTCGTCCGCCCCTCAGGAAGAAGTCCAGGTGGGCCATGCGGGTGGCGACGGCGCTCTCGGTGACGGTGCTCACCGCGGCCGGCGTCGGGCACGCGCTCGTCACCGGCATCGACGCCGGGATCCACCGGATCGACCCCTTCAAGGACATGAAGAACCGGCCCGCGGCGGGCGACGGCATGAACGTGCTGCTCGTCGGCACCGACGGCCGCGACAAGATCACCGAAGAGGAGCGTCAGAAGTACAAGCTCGGCGGCGCGCCCTGCCACTGCACGGACACCGTGATGATCGTGCACATCTCGGCGAACCACGAGCGCGCCTCCGTCGTCTCCCTCCCCCGCGACAGTTACGCGGAGATGCCGGCGCACACCGACATCAACAGCGGCGAGAAGCATCACCAGCACCCCGTGAAGCTGAACGCGGCGTACGCGGAGGGCGGGCCGCAGCTGACGCTGCGCACGGTCGAGCACATGACGAAGGTGAAGCTCGACCACTATCTGGAGGTCGACTTCACCAGCTTCATGAAGACGGTCGACGAGCTCGGCGGCGTCGACATCTGCACGGACTCCCCGCTCAAGGACTCCTACACCGGGCTCGATCTGGACACCGGTACGCACCGGTTGAACGGCGGGGAGGCCCTGCAGTACGTGCGGGCCCGGCACATGGACAGTGCGGGCGACCTCGGCCGGATGCAGCGCCAGCAGCGGTTCATGGCCGCGCTGATCTCGAAGGCGACGTCGTCGGGCGTGCTGCTCAATCCGGTCCGGTTCCGCGGTGTCGCCTCCACGCTGCTCCAGTCGGTCCGTGCCGACAAGGGATTCGGGTCGGACGAGATGGTGGACCTGGCGCGGGCGATGCGGAACTTCTCGCCGTCGTCCTCGGAGTTCACGACCGTGCCGATCGGGAACATGAGCTACCCCGTGCCGAACATCGGCTCCACCGTGAAGTGGGACGACAAGAAGTCCGCGGCGCTGTTCAAGGCGCTGCGCGAGGACAAGCCGCTCGCTCCGCACCTGCCGAAGGCGAAGAAGGCGGCCGTGGTCGACGTCTCGCCGAAGGAGATCAGCGTCCAGGTCGAGAACGGGACGATGTCCTCCGGGCTCGGCAAGAAGGTCGACGCCGCGTTGAAGGGGACCGGGTTCCGGACGACCGGGGCGCCGGTCAACGCGGACGACCGCACCGCGAAGCGGACGACCGTGTTGTACGACCCCGGGTGGGACCGGTCGGCCAAGTCGTTGGCGGCGTCCCTGCCGGGGGCGGAGATGACGCCGGTGGACGGTCTTGGGTCGACGTTGAAGGTGGTCGCCGGGGCGGATTACAAGGGGGTGCGGGCGGTGCGGGCTCAGGATGCGGATCCGGGGGCGTTCGGGGCGGTTACCGGGGACCAGGTCGTGTGTGGTTGA
- a CDS encoding acyl-CoA thioesterase, with protein sequence MTDLAHGTESDIPGKATSASRTTLSHIMTHNDTNLLGTVHGGVIMKLVDDAAGAVAGRHSGGPAVTASMDEMAFLEPVRVGDLVHVKAQVNWTGRTSMEVGVRVLAERWNESTPAQQVGSAYLVFAAVDADGKPRTVPPVEPETDRDRRRYQEAQIRRQHRLAKRRAIKELRASSSSPAGD encoded by the coding sequence ATGACAGACCTGGCCCACGGCACGGAATCGGATATTCCGGGCAAGGCGACTTCCGCTTCCCGCACGACGTTGTCGCACATCATGACGCACAACGACACCAACCTCCTCGGCACGGTGCACGGTGGCGTGATCATGAAACTGGTGGACGACGCGGCGGGTGCCGTGGCCGGCCGGCACTCGGGCGGACCTGCGGTGACGGCCTCCATGGACGAGATGGCGTTCCTGGAGCCCGTGCGCGTGGGCGACCTGGTGCACGTGAAGGCGCAGGTGAACTGGACGGGGCGCACGTCGATGGAGGTGGGCGTGCGGGTGCTCGCCGAGCGCTGGAACGAGTCGACGCCCGCGCAGCAGGTCGGCTCGGCGTACCTGGTCTTCGCGGCGGTCGACGCGGACGGCAAGCCCCGCACGGTCCCCCCGGTGGAACCCGAGACCGACCGCGACCGCCGCCGCTACCAGGAGGCCCAGATCCGCCGCCAACACCGCTTGGCGAAGCGCCGCGCAATCAAGGAACTGCGCGCGAGCAGTTCAAGCCCCGCCGGCGATTGA
- a CDS encoding LCP family protein, whose translation MNEWPDGRSDRQGGAGNGGYGRGSGSARPEGARVMGHVQRPVPQQQQPPAYDGGGGGYNASHDDGYNTGQVYGQPSGRGRGPGFDDGGDYGPPSGRPVRPRNWGKRIKWTVLTVLFVVVVASIGTYFWADSKLHRDVDLSKVINRPEAGDGTNYLIVGTDSREGMTAEDKKKLHTGSAEGKRTDTMMILHVGSNGDTLVSLPRDSNVEIPSYKGAESGKTYPATGRQTKLNATYAEDGPTLLVRTVESNTGLHIDHYAEIGFGGFASIVDAVGGVDMNLKEGFKDKWSGADFQKGKQTLDGQQALAFVRTRHAFAQSDLQRTKNQQQFLGALAHKVSSPSTVLNPFTLYPTMGAGLDSLTVDKDMSLWDLGKMFMAMKSTNSGDGKSMNMPTSGSVGGNLLWDKAKVKQLVDQFNNDEKVTVSSD comes from the coding sequence ATGAATGAGTGGCCCGACGGGCGGAGCGACAGGCAGGGCGGCGCCGGCAACGGCGGATACGGCCGTGGCAGCGGTAGCGCACGCCCGGAAGGCGCCCGTGTCATGGGGCACGTGCAGCGCCCCGTACCGCAGCAGCAGCAACCGCCCGCGTACGACGGCGGTGGCGGCGGGTACAACGCGTCGCACGACGACGGGTACAACACGGGCCAGGTCTACGGCCAGCCGAGCGGCCGGGGCCGGGGCCCCGGCTTCGACGACGGTGGCGACTACGGGCCGCCGAGCGGCCGACCGGTGCGCCCCCGCAACTGGGGCAAGCGCATCAAGTGGACCGTCCTGACCGTGCTCTTCGTGGTGGTCGTCGCGAGCATCGGCACGTACTTCTGGGCCGACTCCAAGCTGCACCGCGACGTCGACCTGTCGAAGGTCATCAACCGGCCCGAGGCGGGCGACGGCACGAACTACCTGATCGTCGGCACCGACAGCCGTGAGGGCATGACCGCCGAGGACAAGAAGAAGCTGCACACCGGCTCCGCCGAGGGCAAGCGCACGGACACGATGATGATCCTGCACGTCGGCTCCAACGGGGACACCCTCGTCTCGCTGCCGCGTGACTCGAACGTCGAGATCCCCTCGTACAAGGGCGCCGAGTCCGGCAAGACGTACCCCGCCACGGGCCGCCAGACGAAGCTGAACGCCACGTACGCGGAGGACGGCCCGACGCTGCTCGTGCGCACCGTCGAGTCCAACACCGGTCTGCACATCGACCACTACGCGGAGATCGGCTTCGGCGGCTTCGCGAGCATCGTGGACGCGGTCGGCGGCGTCGACATGAACCTGAAGGAGGGCTTCAAGGACAAGTGGTCCGGGGCCGACTTCCAGAAGGGCAAGCAGACCCTGGACGGCCAGCAGGCCCTCGCCTTCGTCCGTACGCGGCACGCCTTCGCCCAGTCCGACCTGCAGCGCACCAAGAACCAGCAGCAGTTCCTCGGGGCGCTCGCCCACAAGGTGTCCTCGCCCTCGACGGTCCTGAACCCGTTCACGCTGTACCCGACGATGGGCGCGGGTCTCGACTCGCTCACCGTCGACAAGGACATGAGCCTGTGGGACCTCGGCAAGATGTTCATGGCGATGAAGTCCACCAACAGCGGTGACGGCAAGTCCATGAACATGCCGACGAGCGGTTCGGTCGGCGGCAACCTGCTGTGGGACAAGGCCAAGGTCAAGCAGCTGGTCGACCAGTTCAACAACGACGAGAAGGTCACGGTCTCCAGCGACTGA
- a CDS encoding SDR family NAD(P)-dependent oxidoreductase — translation MTSALVLGAAGGVGRAIVARLAAGGTHVVAVDQDPTVRQLSGVHAVLVGDATEPAVTGRAFDAAPEAPTVLVHALLHELRAPLGELTAPQWHRVFDVGLVSAWQAAAELVRRKGAGPASVVLVGSVHAHGAAPGCAPYAVAKAGLGALARAAATEWGPLGVRTNVVEPGFVPVERNAHRWRDPAARARVEADYPLGRLCSPEEIADVVAFLAGPSSSYVNGVCLPVDGGYLAALPEVTKGGAAGPRP, via the coding sequence ATGACGTCCGCTCTCGTTCTCGGTGCCGCCGGTGGGGTCGGCCGGGCGATCGTGGCCCGGCTCGCCGCCGGCGGTACGCATGTCGTCGCGGTCGACCAGGACCCGACGGTCCGTCAACTCTCGGGCGTGCACGCGGTGTTGGTGGGCGACGCCACCGAACCGGCCGTCACCGGACGGGCCTTCGACGCCGCTCCCGAGGCGCCCACCGTCCTCGTGCACGCACTGCTGCACGAACTGCGGGCGCCACTCGGTGAGTTGACCGCGCCGCAGTGGCACCGGGTCTTCGACGTCGGGCTCGTCTCCGCCTGGCAGGCCGCCGCAGAGCTGGTGCGGCGCAAGGGTGCGGGGCCCGCGTCCGTGGTCCTCGTCGGCTCTGTGCACGCGCACGGTGCGGCGCCCGGCTGCGCCCCGTACGCGGTCGCCAAGGCGGGGCTCGGAGCGCTCGCCCGCGCGGCGGCCACCGAGTGGGGGCCGCTGGGGGTGCGCACCAATGTCGTCGAGCCCGGCTTCGTGCCCGTCGAGCGCAATGCCCACCGCTGGCGCGACCCCGCCGCACGCGCCCGCGTCGAGGCCGACTACCCGCTCGGCCGCCTCTGCTCCCCCGAGGAGATCGCCGACGTCGTCGCCTTCCTGGCCGGGCCCTCCTCCTCGTACGTCAACGGGGTCTGCCTGCCCGTGGACGGCGGCTACCTCGCGGCGCTGCCGGAAGTCACAAAAGGTGGTGCGGCGGGCCCCCGCCCCTGA
- a CDS encoding SAM-dependent methyltransferase has product MDREEISRIAHTDHPIKAPLGDDSVRELLRHALPRGDERVLDLGCGPAEWLLRALATHPGARADGVDLDESSLTEARERAAAAGVGDRLALHHKAAEDFVPEKPFDAVLSVGAAHAFGGLLPTLDAARAHLAPGGRVVIGDGYWEATPSAEAVEMLGDFADLATTIDRVAEAGWTPVAAHLSTRHELDAYEWSWLGSVANWSLDHPDHPAGADLLELVGERRTEWLRGYRHCFGFACLVLRRTHEGP; this is encoded by the coding sequence ATGGATCGCGAAGAGATCTCCCGCATCGCCCACACCGACCACCCGATCAAGGCCCCGCTCGGCGACGACTCCGTACGCGAACTGCTGCGCCACGCCCTGCCCCGCGGCGACGAGCGTGTCCTCGACCTCGGCTGCGGCCCCGCCGAATGGCTGCTGCGCGCCCTCGCGACGCATCCGGGCGCCCGGGCCGACGGCGTCGACCTGGACGAGAGTTCCCTGACCGAGGCCCGCGAGCGGGCGGCCGCGGCGGGCGTGGGCGACCGGCTCGCACTGCACCACAAGGCGGCCGAGGACTTCGTGCCGGAGAAGCCGTTCGACGCCGTGCTCAGCGTCGGCGCCGCGCACGCCTTCGGCGGCCTGCTCCCCACGCTCGACGCGGCCCGCGCCCACCTGGCTCCGGGCGGCCGGGTTGTGATCGGCGACGGCTACTGGGAGGCCACGCCCTCCGCCGAGGCGGTCGAGATGCTCGGCGACTTCGCCGACCTGGCGACCACGATCGACCGGGTCGCCGAGGCCGGCTGGACCCCGGTCGCGGCGCACCTCAGCACCCGGCACGAGCTGGACGCGTACGAATGGTCCTGGCTCGGCTCCGTCGCGAACTGGTCCCTCGACCACCCGGACCACCCCGCCGGCGCCGACCTCCTGGAACTGGTCGGCGAGCGCCGCACGGAATGGCTCCGCGGCTACCGCCACTGCTTCGGCTTCGCGTGCCTGGTGCTGCGGCGGACGCACGAAGGCCCCTGA